The following are from one region of the Streptomyces fradiae genome:
- a CDS encoding helix-turn-helix transcriptional regulator: MGDVTTVAVAGETRRRPELAAFLRSRRARVTPQDVGMPPGLRRRTPGLRREEVAQLSGVGVTWYTWLEQGRPINASSQVLDAVARTLRLDRPEREHLYHLAEVPYEPESAPEHAVGAGPEIQGILDALVPLPAVVYNARYDVLATNATYEMMFLREDGRPWTGPLGVRNVLWSLFTMPADKCPVVERHLELPLMVAQLRGAYGRHVGEPAWESFVRLLSEASPYFAELWRSGDVVPPGTRVKTFRHHRAGEIRMTSVSLSINGMPECRIVTYTPNDEESRRSIDLLLNGA, translated from the coding sequence GGCGGCGTTCCTGCGGAGCCGGCGGGCGCGGGTGACGCCCCAGGACGTGGGCATGCCGCCAGGCCTGAGACGGCGCACGCCCGGGCTGCGCCGCGAGGAGGTGGCGCAGCTCTCCGGGGTGGGTGTCACCTGGTACACGTGGCTGGAGCAGGGGCGGCCGATCAACGCCTCGTCGCAGGTGCTCGACGCGGTGGCCCGCACGCTGCGGCTCGACCGGCCGGAGCGCGAGCACCTCTACCACCTGGCGGAGGTGCCGTACGAGCCGGAGTCGGCGCCCGAGCACGCCGTCGGGGCCGGCCCGGAGATCCAGGGCATCCTGGACGCCCTGGTGCCGCTTCCGGCGGTGGTCTACAACGCGCGGTACGACGTGCTGGCCACGAACGCGACGTACGAGATGATGTTCCTCCGGGAGGACGGCAGGCCCTGGACGGGCCCGCTGGGCGTGCGCAATGTGCTGTGGAGCCTGTTCACGATGCCCGCGGACAAGTGCCCGGTGGTCGAGAGGCATCTGGAGCTGCCGCTCATGGTGGCCCAGTTACGGGGTGCGTACGGGCGTCATGTGGGCGAGCCGGCGTGGGAGTCGTTCGTACGGTTGCTGAGCGAGGCGAGCCCGTACTTCGCGGAGCTGTGGCGCAGCGGCGACGTGGTGCCGCCGGGGACCCGGGTGAAGACCTTCCGGCACCACCGGGCGGGCGAGATACGGATGACCTCGGTCTCGCTGTCGATCAACGGGATGCCGGAGTGCCGGATCGTCACCTACACGCCGAACGACGAGGAGAGCCGGCGCTCCATCGACCTCCTGCTGAACGGTGCTTGA
- a CDS encoding glutamate-5-semialdehyde dehydrogenase → MTSLMPFDNMSPVAQTAYRARAAAADIAPLPRAAKDDALLAMADALEVRTAEIVEANAEDIARAREAGTSEAIIDRLTLTPERVRAIAADVRHVAALPDPVGEVVRGSTLPNGIDLRQVRVPLGVVGIIYEARPNVTVDAAALCLKSGNAVLLRGSSSAYSSNTALVKVVRDAIGGAGLPADAIQLVPGESRDSVRELMRARGLVDVLIPRGGASLIKTVVEESTVPVIETGTGNCHVYVDAQADLDMAVDILVNSKAHRVSVCNAAETLLVHQDIADAFLPRALDALAEAGVTVHADERVLARAEGSKATVVPATPEDWETEYLSYDIAAAVVDSLDKAVEHIRLWSSGHTEAIVTTSQAAARRFTQLVDSTTVAVNASTRFTDGGQFGFGAEIGISTQKLHARGPMGLPELTSTKYIVTGDGHIR, encoded by the coding sequence ATGACCTCGCTCATGCCCTTCGACAACATGTCCCCGGTCGCCCAGACCGCCTACCGGGCCCGCGCCGCGGCCGCCGACATCGCGCCACTGCCGCGCGCCGCGAAGGACGACGCCCTGCTGGCCATGGCGGACGCCCTGGAGGTCCGCACGGCCGAGATCGTCGAGGCCAACGCCGAGGACATCGCCCGCGCCCGCGAGGCCGGCACCAGCGAGGCCATCATCGACCGCCTCACCCTCACCCCCGAGCGGGTGCGGGCCATCGCCGCCGACGTCCGGCACGTGGCCGCGCTCCCCGACCCGGTCGGCGAGGTCGTCCGCGGCTCGACCCTCCCCAACGGCATCGACCTGCGCCAGGTCCGCGTCCCGCTCGGTGTCGTCGGCATCATCTACGAGGCCCGCCCCAACGTCACCGTGGACGCCGCCGCCCTCTGCCTCAAGTCCGGCAACGCGGTGCTGCTCCGCGGCTCGTCCTCCGCCTACTCCTCCAACACCGCCCTGGTGAAGGTCGTGCGCGACGCCATCGGCGGCGCCGGCCTCCCCGCCGACGCCATCCAGCTCGTCCCCGGCGAGTCCCGCGACTCGGTGCGCGAGCTGATGCGCGCCCGCGGCCTCGTCGACGTCCTCATCCCGCGCGGCGGCGCATCCCTCATCAAGACGGTCGTCGAGGAGTCCACCGTCCCCGTCATCGAGACCGGCACCGGCAACTGTCACGTCTACGTGGACGCCCAGGCCGACCTCGACATGGCCGTCGACATCCTGGTCAACTCCAAGGCCCACCGGGTCAGCGTCTGCAACGCCGCCGAGACCCTCCTGGTCCACCAGGACATCGCCGACGCCTTCCTGCCGCGCGCCCTGGACGCCCTCGCCGAGGCCGGCGTCACCGTCCACGCCGACGAGCGGGTCCTCGCCCGCGCCGAGGGCAGCAAGGCCACCGTCGTCCCGGCCACCCCCGAGGACTGGGAGACCGAGTACCTCTCCTACGACATCGCCGCCGCCGTCGTCGACTCCCTCGACAAGGCCGTCGAACACATCCGGCTCTGGTCCTCCGGCCACACCGAGGCCATCGTCACCACCTCCCAGGCCGCCGCCCGCCGCTTCACCCAGCTGGTCGACTCCACCACCGTCGCCGTCAACGCCTCCACCCGCTTCACGGACGGCGGACAGTTCGGCTTCGGCGCCGAGATCGGCATCTCCACCCAGAAGCTGCACGCCCGGGGCCCCATGGGCCTTCCGGAACTCACCTCCACCAAGTACATCGTGACCGGCGACGGTCACATCCGGTAA
- the galE gene encoding UDP-glucose 4-epimerase GalE yields MTWLITGGAGYIGSHVVKSMTEAGERVAVLDDLSSGDPARLPAGVPLERGSVLDRPFVDRVLREHAVRGIVHLAAKKAVGESVERPLLYYRENITGLQVLLEAAAGAGVRSFLFSSSASVYGMPDTELVTEDTPCAPLSPYGETKVAGEWMVRATGRAHGMATACLRYFNVAGTADPVLADTGVSNLVPMVFQRLDAGAAPLIFGDDYPTPDGTCVRDYIHVADLADAHLAAARRLAERAGKGEYTDLTLNIGRGEGVSVREMIDLVREVTGRDIAPEVVARRPGDPAKVVASAERISTELGWTARHDVRSMIASAWAAHTGTVVQPAE; encoded by the coding sequence ATGACGTGGCTCATCACCGGCGGCGCCGGCTACATCGGTTCCCATGTCGTCAAGTCCATGACCGAGGCCGGCGAGCGGGTGGCCGTCCTGGACGACCTGTCCAGCGGCGACCCGGCCCGCCTGCCCGCGGGCGTGCCGCTGGAGCGCGGCAGCGTGCTCGACCGGCCCTTCGTCGACCGGGTGCTGCGCGAGCACGCGGTCCGCGGGATCGTGCACCTCGCCGCCAAGAAGGCCGTCGGCGAGTCCGTCGAGCGGCCCCTCCTTTATTACCGGGAGAACATCACCGGCCTGCAGGTGCTGCTCGAAGCGGCCGCCGGCGCCGGGGTGCGCTCCTTCCTCTTCTCCTCCTCCGCCTCCGTGTACGGGATGCCCGACACCGAGCTGGTGACCGAGGACACCCCGTGCGCGCCGCTCAGCCCGTACGGCGAGACCAAGGTCGCGGGGGAGTGGATGGTGCGCGCCACCGGCCGCGCCCACGGCATGGCGACCGCCTGCCTGCGCTATTTCAACGTGGCCGGCACCGCCGACCCCGTGCTCGCCGACACCGGCGTCTCCAACCTCGTCCCCATGGTCTTCCAGCGGCTCGACGCCGGAGCGGCGCCGCTGATCTTCGGCGACGACTACCCGACCCCCGACGGCACCTGCGTCCGCGACTACATCCACGTCGCCGACCTCGCCGACGCCCATCTGGCCGCCGCCCGGCGGCTCGCCGAGCGGGCCGGGAAGGGCGAGTACACCGATCTGACCCTCAACATCGGCCGCGGCGAGGGCGTTTCGGTACGGGAGATGATCGACCTGGTCCGCGAGGTCACCGGCCGCGACATCGCGCCCGAGGTGGTCGCCCGCCGCCCCGGCGACCCGGCGAAGGTCGTCGCCTCCGCCGAGCGGATCTCCACCGAGCTGGGCTGGACCGCCCGCCACGACGTCCGTTCCATGATCGCCTCGGCCTGGGCCGCGCATACCGGCACCGTCGTCCAGCCCGCGGAATAG
- a CDS encoding histidine phosphatase family protein, which translates to MTSGKGGNGRRIVLWRHGQTSWNLERRFQGSTDIELTETGVAQARRAARLLAALKPDAIVASDLKRAAATAAELSALTGLAVAHDSALRETYAGEWQGLTHDEITSRYGEQYAAWKRGEPVRRGGGELETEVADRAAPVVLEHAEKLPVDGTLVVVSHGGTIRTTIGRLLELEARHWESLGGLSNCCWSVLGEGARGWRLLEHNAGTLPEPVLGDDD; encoded by the coding sequence CTGACCAGTGGCAAGGGCGGCAACGGCCGCCGCATCGTGCTCTGGCGCCACGGCCAGACCTCGTGGAACCTGGAGCGCCGTTTCCAGGGGAGCACGGACATCGAGCTGACCGAGACCGGCGTCGCCCAGGCGCGCCGGGCCGCCCGGCTGCTCGCCGCGCTGAAGCCGGACGCGATCGTCGCCTCCGACCTCAAGCGGGCGGCGGCCACCGCCGCCGAGCTGTCCGCGCTCACCGGCCTCGCCGTCGCCCACGACTCCGCCCTGCGCGAGACGTACGCGGGGGAGTGGCAGGGCCTGACCCACGACGAGATCACCTCGCGGTACGGCGAGCAGTACGCCGCGTGGAAGCGCGGCGAGCCGGTCCGGCGCGGCGGTGGCGAGCTGGAGACCGAGGTGGCCGACCGGGCCGCCCCGGTGGTCCTGGAGCACGCCGAGAAGCTGCCCGTGGACGGCACGCTCGTCGTGGTCAGCCACGGCGGCACCATCCGCACCACGATCGGCCGGCTGCTCGAGCTGGAGGCCCGGCACTGGGAGTCCCTCGGCGGCCTGTCGAACTGCTGCTGGTCGGTCCTCGGCGAGGGCGCCCGCGGCTGGCGTCTCCTGGAGCACAACGCCGGCACGCTGCCCGAGCCGGTCCTCGGCGACGACGACTGA
- a CDS encoding M48 family metallopeptidase: MTDHHEGHLPGRQRKRFPGISSRAYEHPADRSALVALRKLSGFDTVFKALSGLLPERSLRLLFLSDSVRVSDAQFTHLNDMLRDACYILDLEKVPPMYVTQDPKPNAMCIGLDEPIIVVTTGLVELLDEEEMRAVVGHEVGHALSGHSVYRTVLLFLTSLALKIAWIPLGNVAIMAIVTALREWFRKSELSADRAGLLVGQDVQASMRGLMKIAGGNHLHEMNVDAFLAQADEYEKGGDLRDSVLKILNVLPRSHPFTTVRAAELKKWSETRDYQRIMDGHYPKRTEDKDTSVTDSFRESGRHYADTVRTSKDPLMKLVSDIAGGAGDLAGGLGDKLFGRSGGGQGPKGPKGSQGEPDGRSPDGQSEG, encoded by the coding sequence ATGACCGATCACCACGAGGGACACCTGCCGGGCCGGCAGCGCAAGCGCTTCCCCGGCATCTCCTCCCGGGCCTACGAACACCCGGCGGACCGCTCGGCGCTGGTCGCGCTGCGCAAGCTGAGCGGCTTCGACACCGTCTTCAAGGCCCTGAGCGGACTGCTGCCGGAGCGGAGTCTGCGGCTGCTGTTCCTCTCCGACTCCGTGCGGGTGAGCGACGCGCAGTTCACCCATCTCAACGACATGCTGCGGGACGCCTGTTACATCCTGGACCTGGAGAAGGTCCCGCCGATGTACGTGACGCAGGACCCGAAGCCCAACGCCATGTGCATCGGTCTCGACGAGCCGATCATCGTGGTCACCACCGGTCTGGTGGAGCTCCTCGACGAGGAGGAGATGCGGGCCGTCGTCGGACACGAGGTCGGCCACGCGCTGTCGGGTCACTCGGTGTACCGGACGGTGCTGCTCTTCCTCACCAGCCTGGCGCTCAAGATCGCCTGGATCCCGCTGGGGAACGTGGCGATCATGGCGATCGTCACGGCGCTGCGCGAGTGGTTCCGCAAGTCGGAGCTGTCGGCCGACCGGGCCGGGCTGCTCGTCGGGCAGGACGTCCAGGCGTCGATGCGCGGCCTGATGAAGATCGCCGGCGGCAACCACCTGCACGAGATGAACGTGGACGCGTTCCTCGCCCAGGCGGACGAGTACGAGAAGGGCGGCGACCTGCGGGACTCCGTCCTGAAGATCCTCAACGTGCTGCCGCGCTCCCACCCCTTCACCACGGTGCGGGCGGCCGAGCTGAAGAAGTGGTCCGAGACCCGCGACTACCAGCGGATCATGGACGGCCACTACCCGAAGCGCACGGAGGACAAGGACACCTCGGTGACCGACTCCTTCCGCGAGTCCGGGCGGCACTACGCGGACACGGTGCGCACGAGCAAGGATCCGCTGATGAAGCTGGTCAGCGACATAGCCGGGGGCGCCGGCGATCTGGCGGGCGGCCTGGGCGACAAGCTGTTCGGCCGCTCCGGCGGCGGGCAGGGGCCCAAGGGCCCGAAGGGCTCCCAGGGCGAGCCGGACGGTCGGAGCCCGGACGGTCAGAGCGAGGGCTGA
- the rsfS gene encoding ribosome silencing factor yields MTATDRSIELVNAAAQAAADRLAHDIIAYDVSDVLSITDAFLLASAPNDRQVKSIVDEIEERLLKELGAKPVRREGDRDARWILLDYVDIVVHVQHSEERVFYALERLWKDCPELPLPEDAVKTRGKAEEHARLTGAEGADGELS; encoded by the coding sequence GTGACCGCCACGGATCGCTCCATCGAGCTCGTCAACGCCGCCGCCCAGGCGGCGGCCGACCGGCTCGCTCACGACATCATCGCGTACGACGTCAGCGATGTGCTGTCGATCACCGACGCCTTCCTGCTCGCCTCCGCGCCCAACGACCGCCAGGTCAAGTCGATCGTCGACGAGATCGAGGAGCGGCTGCTCAAGGAGCTCGGCGCCAAGCCGGTGCGCCGCGAGGGCGACCGCGACGCCCGCTGGATCCTCCTCGACTACGTCGACATCGTGGTCCACGTCCAGCACAGCGAGGAGCGGGTCTTCTACGCCCTGGAGCGTCTGTGGAAGGACTGCCCCGAGCTGCCGCTCCCCGAGGACGCTGTGAAGACCCGCGGCAAGGCGGAGGAGCACGCCCGGCTCACGGGCGCCGAGGGTGCGGACGGTGAGCTGAGCTGA
- a CDS encoding LCP family protein, producing MNDQQNPYDPYYPQPQIIGYDAYGQPVYQQQVPQQHYDPYGQPVQQQPEPQAPPQHYGYDPYGQQQAAPQQAQHPQQPQYDPYAQQPGSYDYQQYDTGQMGQVGQAGQVDQTGQQWAVRTEPVPTPQAPPPPRPPQAAPGAPAAVPGQRPAPENDGRDYRTEQFSFIEEPDEDSEDVIDWLKFTESRSERREEARRRGRNRLVTLVVVLVLVAVGGVGYLWSAGKLPGLSSGEGAAQNTATGPQQRDTIVIHLHNTKGGGTSTALLVDNSTTKQGTTVLLPNSLAVADEDGATTTLAKSVEDDGSSGTREALGNLLGAKIAGTWRLDTPYLENLVELVGNIDITTDTDVPGDKPGAEPLVKRGEDQTLNGRAAVAYATYRASGEAEAKQLQRFGQVMYGVLRKISDDPKAATVTIETLAQILDPSLPEKDLGASLAKLAEHAKIGAYKTAVLPVETDGSLSEATGDSVVKDILGGKVTAPEQGAATRVAIRDGSGKEATEAARVVLINGGYAVVGGTRAGSQEKSQVLYADDAQKPAAVEVAKTLGLPAGSVAKGKAATNAEVTVVLGEDYKAPGGKG from the coding sequence GTGAACGATCAGCAGAACCCGTACGACCCGTACTATCCGCAGCCGCAGATCATCGGCTACGACGCGTACGGGCAGCCGGTGTACCAGCAGCAGGTCCCGCAGCAGCACTACGACCCGTACGGACAGCCCGTCCAGCAGCAGCCGGAGCCGCAGGCACCGCCGCAGCACTACGGCTACGACCCGTACGGGCAGCAGCAGGCGGCTCCCCAGCAGGCCCAGCATCCCCAGCAGCCGCAGTACGACCCGTACGCGCAGCAGCCCGGCTCGTACGACTACCAGCAGTACGACACGGGCCAGATGGGTCAGGTCGGCCAGGCCGGTCAGGTCGACCAGACCGGTCAGCAGTGGGCGGTCCGCACCGAGCCCGTTCCCACCCCGCAGGCCCCGCCGCCGCCCCGTCCGCCGCAGGCCGCCCCCGGCGCCCCGGCCGCCGTGCCCGGGCAGCGCCCGGCGCCCGAGAACGACGGGCGGGACTACCGCACCGAGCAGTTCTCGTTCATCGAGGAGCCCGACGAGGACTCCGAGGACGTCATCGACTGGCTCAAGTTCACCGAGAGCCGTTCCGAGCGCCGCGAGGAGGCCCGCCGCCGCGGCCGCAACCGCCTGGTCACCCTCGTCGTGGTCCTGGTGCTCGTCGCCGTCGGCGGCGTCGGCTACCTCTGGTCGGCCGGCAAGCTCCCCGGCCTGTCGTCCGGCGAGGGGGCCGCGCAGAACACCGCCACCGGCCCGCAGCAGCGCGACACGATCGTCATCCATCTGCACAACACCAAGGGCGGCGGCACCTCCACCGCCCTCCTCGTCGACAACAGCACCACCAAGCAGGGCACCACCGTCCTGCTGCCCAACTCCCTCGCCGTCGCCGACGAGGACGGCGCCACGACGACCCTCGCCAAGTCCGTCGAGGACGACGGCTCCAGCGGCACCCGCGAGGCCCTCGGCAACCTCCTCGGCGCGAAGATCGCCGGCACCTGGCGGCTCGACACCCCGTACCTGGAGAACCTCGTCGAGCTTGTCGGCAACATCGACATCACCACCGACACCGACGTGCCCGGTGACAAGCCCGGCGCCGAGCCGCTGGTCAAGAGGGGCGAGGACCAGACCCTCAACGGCCGCGCTGCCGTCGCCTACGCCACCTACCGGGCCTCCGGCGAGGCCGAGGCCAAGCAGCTCCAGCGCTTCGGCCAGGTCATGTACGGCGTGCTGCGGAAGATCTCCGACGATCCCAAGGCCGCCACCGTCACCATCGAGACCCTGGCCCAGATCCTCGACCCCTCGCTGCCCGAGAAGGACCTTGGCGCCTCCCTGGCCAAGCTGGCCGAGCACGCCAAGATCGGCGCCTACAAGACCGCCGTGCTGCCCGTCGAGACCGACGGCTCCCTCAGCGAGGCCACCGGCGACAGCGTCGTCAAGGACATCCTCGGCGGCAAGGTCACCGCCCCCGAGCAGGGCGCCGCCACCCGGGTCGCGATCCGCGACGGCAGCGGCAAGGAGGCCACCGAGGCCGCCCGCGTGGTCCTGATCAACGGCGGTTACGCCGTGGTGGGCGGCACCAGGGCCGGATCCCAGGAGAAGTCGCAGGTCCTCTACGCGGACGACGCCCAGAAGCCGGCCGCCGTGGAGGTCGCCAAGACCCTGGGGCTGCCCGCCGGATCCGTCGCCAAGGGCAAGGCCGCCACAAACGCCGAGGTCACCGTGGTGCTGGGTGAGGACTACAAGGCTCCCGGAGGGAAGGGGTGA
- the proB gene encoding glutamate 5-kinase — MTVARQYVTEARRIVVKVGSSSLTTASGGLDADRVDALVDVLAKVRSGGEKEIVLVSSGAIAAGLAPLGLTRRPKDLARQQAAASVGQGLLVARYTASFARYGIRVGQVLLTTDDTSRRAHYRNAYRTLDQLLAMGALPVVNENDTVATDEIRFGDNDRLAALVAHLVRADLLVLLSDVDGLYDGDPSRPGTSRIAEVREQSDIAHVEIGSAGKAGVGTGGMVTKVEAARIAAAAGIPVVLTSAVRAADALAGRDTGTYFHRTGRRSADRLLWLAHASTPLGHLTLDDGAVRAVTEGKKSLLAAGIAAVEGEFSAGDPVELRDTAGRAVARGLVNFDAKEIPQLLGRSTHELARELGPEYEREIVHRDDLVVM, encoded by the coding sequence GTGACAGTGGCAAGGCAGTACGTGACGGAAGCCCGCAGGATCGTCGTGAAGGTCGGCTCGTCCTCGCTGACCACCGCGTCCGGCGGCCTCGACGCCGACCGTGTCGACGCCCTCGTGGACGTCCTCGCCAAGGTCCGCAGCGGCGGCGAGAAGGAGATCGTCCTGGTCTCCTCCGGCGCCATCGCCGCCGGCCTCGCCCCGCTCGGCCTCACCCGCCGCCCCAAGGACCTGGCCCGGCAGCAGGCCGCCGCCAGCGTCGGACAGGGCCTGCTCGTCGCCCGCTACACCGCCTCCTTCGCCCGCTACGGCATCCGCGTCGGCCAGGTCCTGCTCACCACCGACGACACCAGCCGCCGCGCCCACTACCGCAACGCCTACCGCACCCTGGACCAGCTGCTCGCCATGGGCGCCCTGCCGGTCGTCAACGAGAACGACACCGTGGCCACGGACGAGATCCGCTTCGGCGACAACGACCGGCTCGCCGCCCTCGTCGCCCACCTCGTGCGCGCCGACCTGCTCGTGCTGCTCTCCGACGTCGACGGGCTCTACGACGGCGACCCGTCCCGGCCCGGCACCTCCCGCATCGCCGAGGTGCGCGAACAGAGCGACATCGCGCACGTCGAGATCGGCTCGGCCGGCAAGGCCGGCGTCGGCACCGGCGGCATGGTCACCAAGGTCGAGGCGGCCCGGATCGCCGCCGCCGCGGGCATCCCCGTGGTCCTCACCTCCGCCGTCCGCGCCGCCGACGCCCTGGCCGGCCGCGACACCGGCACCTACTTCCACCGCACCGGCCGCCGCTCCGCCGACCGGCTGCTCTGGCTCGCCCACGCCTCCACCCCGCTCGGCCACCTCACCCTCGACGACGGTGCCGTACGGGCCGTGACCGAGGGAAAGAAGTCGCTGCTCGCGGCCGGAATCGCCGCCGTCGAGGGCGAGTTCAGCGCCGGCGACCCGGTGGAGCTGCGGGACACCGCGGGCCGCGCCGTCGCCCGCGGGCTCGTCAACTTCGACGCCAAGGAGATCCCCCAGCTCCTCGGCCGCTCCACCCACGAGCTCGCCCGCGAGCTCGGCCCCGAGTACGAGCGGGAGATCGTCCACCGCGACGACCTCGTGGTGATGTGA
- the nadD gene encoding nicotinate-nucleotide adenylyltransferase has product MGEQEVPTGGRGKRRLGVMGGTFDPIHHGHLVAASEVAALFHLDEVVFVPTGQPWQKSHKAVSPAEDRYLMTVIATASNPQFSVSRIDIDRGGPTYTIDTLRDLRSLNSDSDLFFITGADALSQILTWRDAEELFALAHFIGVTRPGHDLTDDGLPKGGVSLVEVPALAISSTDCRARVAQGDPVWYLVPDGVVRYIDKRQLYRGE; this is encoded by the coding sequence ATGGGAGAGCAGGAAGTGCCTACTGGCGGTCGCGGCAAGCGCAGACTCGGCGTGATGGGCGGAACGTTTGACCCGATCCACCACGGACACCTGGTGGCCGCCAGCGAGGTGGCCGCCCTGTTCCACCTCGACGAGGTGGTGTTCGTGCCGACCGGGCAGCCGTGGCAGAAGAGCCACAAGGCGGTCTCGCCCGCCGAGGACCGCTATCTGATGACGGTCATCGCCACCGCGTCCAACCCGCAGTTCTCCGTCAGCCGCATCGACATCGACCGCGGCGGGCCGACGTACACCATCGACACCCTTCGGGACCTGCGCTCCCTCAACAGCGACTCGGACCTCTTCTTCATCACCGGCGCCGACGCGCTGTCGCAGATCCTCACCTGGCGCGACGCCGAGGAGCTCTTCGCCCTCGCCCATTTCATCGGGGTCACCCGGCCGGGTCACGACCTCACCGACGACGGCCTGCCCAAGGGCGGTGTGTCGCTCGTGGAGGTCCCCGCGCTCGCCATCTCGTCCACGGACTGCCGGGCGAGGGTCGCGCAGGGCGACCCGGTCTGGTATTTGGTCCCGGACGGTGTGGTGCGCTACATCGACAAGCGCCAGTTGTACCGCGGCGAGTGA
- the rfbC gene encoding dTDP-4-dehydrorhamnose 3,5-epimerase: protein MKVNPLGIEGAWEFVPQQHGDARGLFLEWYKAERMAEAVGHPLELKQGNMSVSAAGVVRGIHFADVPPGQAKYVTCVRGAVLDIIVDVRVGSPTFGRWEAVRLDDQERKAVYLSEGLGHGFCALTDDATVTYLCSEGYAPERERTVYPLDAEIGIEWPVEGEPELSAKDAQGPTLAQAREAGILPVYEECVAFRRSLAERG, encoded by the coding sequence ATGAAGGTCAACCCCCTTGGCATCGAAGGCGCCTGGGAGTTCGTGCCGCAGCAGCACGGCGACGCCCGCGGTCTCTTCCTCGAGTGGTACAAGGCCGAGCGCATGGCCGAGGCCGTCGGCCACCCGCTGGAGCTGAAGCAGGGCAACATGTCGGTCTCCGCCGCCGGCGTCGTCCGCGGCATCCACTTCGCCGACGTGCCGCCCGGCCAGGCGAAGTACGTGACCTGTGTGCGCGGCGCGGTCCTCGACATCATCGTGGACGTCCGGGTCGGCTCGCCGACCTTCGGCCGCTGGGAGGCGGTGCGCCTCGACGACCAGGAGCGCAAGGCCGTCTACCTCTCCGAGGGCCTCGGCCACGGCTTCTGCGCGCTGACCGACGACGCCACCGTGACGTACCTCTGCTCCGAGGGCTACGCCCCCGAGCGCGAGCGCACCGTCTACCCGCTCGACGCGGAGATCGGCATCGAGTGGCCGGTCGAGGGCGAGCCGGAGCTCTCCGCCAAGGACGCCCAGGGCCCGACCCTCGCGCAGGCGCGCGAGGCCGGGATCCTGCCGGTGTACGAGGAGTGCGTGGCGTTCCGCCGCTCGCTGGCGGAGCGCGGCTGA